The following coding sequences are from one Verrucosispora sp. WMMD573 window:
- a CDS encoding ABC transporter ATP-binding protein: MSTDVNVKMEALAGVDPDALPLQVKDLHVEFRTRNGIARAVNGVSFDLRAGETRAILGESGCGKSVTAQAIMGILDTPPGFITGGEILYRGVDLLKLPESERRKVRANRIAMIFQDALSALNPVFTVGFQLAELFRKHRGMSRQDAKARAVELLDLVKIPAAKQRVNDYPHQFSGGMRQRVMIAMALALDPEVLIADEPTTALDVTVQAQIMALLAELQRERNMGLVLITHDMGVVADVADRISVMYAGRVIEEAGVNDIYASPAHPYTKGLLESIPRLDLKGHELSAIKGLPPMLTNIPPGCAFNPRCGYAQEVCRKDPAPPLYQVSPSRTAACHFWKEVKGDE; this comes from the coding sequence ATGAGCACTGATGTGAACGTCAAGATGGAGGCGCTGGCGGGTGTCGACCCGGACGCGCTGCCGCTGCAGGTCAAGGACCTGCACGTGGAGTTCCGTACCCGCAACGGCATCGCGCGCGCCGTGAACGGCGTGAGCTTCGACCTGCGGGCCGGCGAGACCCGGGCGATCCTCGGCGAGTCCGGCTGCGGCAAGAGCGTGACCGCTCAGGCGATCATGGGCATCCTGGACACCCCACCCGGCTTCATCACCGGCGGTGAGATCCTCTACCGGGGAGTCGACCTGCTCAAGCTGCCGGAGTCGGAGCGCCGCAAGGTGCGTGCCAACCGGATCGCGATGATCTTCCAGGACGCGCTCTCCGCGTTGAACCCGGTCTTCACCGTCGGTTTCCAACTGGCCGAGCTGTTCCGCAAGCATCGGGGCATGTCCCGGCAGGACGCCAAGGCCCGTGCCGTCGAGCTGCTGGACCTGGTGAAGATCCCGGCGGCGAAGCAGCGGGTGAACGACTACCCGCACCAGTTCTCGGGTGGTATGCGGCAGCGCGTCATGATCGCCATGGCGCTGGCGCTCGACCCCGAGGTGCTGATCGCCGACGAGCCGACCACCGCGCTGGACGTGACCGTGCAGGCGCAGATCATGGCGCTGCTCGCCGAGTTGCAGCGGGAACGGAACATGGGCCTCGTGCTGATCACCCACGACATGGGGGTGGTGGCCGACGTGGCGGACCGGATCTCGGTGATGTACGCCGGCCGGGTCATCGAGGAAGCCGGCGTGAACGACATCTACGCCAGCCCCGCCCACCCGTACACAAAGGGTCTGCTGGAGTCGATCCCGCGTCTGGACCTCAAGGGTCACGAGCTCAGTGCCATCAAGGGCCTGCCGCCGATGCTGACCAACATCCCGCCGGGCTGCGCCTTCAACCCCCGGTGCGGGTACGCGCAGGAGGTCTGCCGGAAGGACCCGGCGCCACCGCTGTACCAGGTGTCGCCGAGCCGGACGGCCGCCTGCCACTTCTGGAAGGAGGTCAAGGGCGATGAGTGA
- a CDS encoding ABC transporter permease, with protein MSDLTSAGSAVGGAPVAGDGPTPDAPGGKERNASLWADARRQLLRDPVFVIAFVYVLAVGSMALFPKLWTSQDPRACSTDRSRVSPSWEHPFGFDVLGCDYYSHAIYGARPSMVIAVMATSGIVLFGGVLGLLAGYYGGWVDAVISRVMDIFFSLPFLLGAIVFLTVIKRQNIWTITAVLFLLAWPTIARIIRGSVISSKDLDYVHAAKAVGARNSRLMFRHILPNAIAPMLVYATIVLGSFVAAEATLTFLGVGLQQPAQSWGIMISTHQVYFLDDPWLLLFPCGLLVGTVLSFILMGDALRDALDPKFR; from the coding sequence ATGAGTGACCTGACGAGCGCGGGCTCCGCCGTCGGCGGTGCGCCGGTGGCCGGTGACGGCCCTACGCCCGATGCGCCGGGCGGCAAGGAGCGCAACGCGAGCCTGTGGGCGGACGCCCGGCGGCAGCTGCTGCGCGACCCGGTCTTCGTGATCGCCTTCGTCTACGTTCTCGCGGTCGGCTCGATGGCGCTGTTCCCGAAGCTCTGGACCAGCCAGGACCCGCGGGCGTGCAGCACCGACAGGTCCCGGGTCTCGCCGAGCTGGGAACACCCTTTCGGCTTTGACGTGCTGGGCTGCGACTACTACTCGCACGCGATCTACGGCGCCCGCCCGTCCATGGTGATCGCGGTGATGGCGACCAGCGGCATCGTGCTCTTCGGTGGCGTGCTCGGCCTGCTCGCCGGCTACTACGGCGGCTGGGTCGACGCGGTCATCTCCCGGGTGATGGACATCTTCTTCTCGCTGCCCTTCCTGCTCGGCGCGATCGTGTTCCTCACCGTGATCAAGCGGCAGAACATCTGGACCATCACCGCGGTGCTGTTCCTGCTGGCCTGGCCGACCATCGCCCGGATCATCCGGGGCAGCGTCATCTCGTCGAAGGACCTGGACTACGTGCACGCCGCGAAGGCGGTCGGCGCCCGCAACTCCCGGTTGATGTTCCGGCACATCCTGCCGAACGCGATCGCCCCGATGCTGGTGTACGCCACCATCGTGCTGGGCTCGTTCGTCGCCGCCGAGGCCACGCTGACCTTCCTCGGTGTGGGGCTCCAGCAGCCAGCGCAGTCCTGGGGCATCATGATCAGCACTCACCAGGTCTACTTCCTGGACGACCCGTGGCTGCTGCTGTTCCCCTGTGGTCTGCTGGTCGGCACGGTGCTGTCCTTCATCCTCATGGGTGACGCGCTGCGTGACGCCCTCGACCCGAAGTTCCGGTGA
- a CDS encoding ABC transporter permease, translating to MGRYVIRRLLQFIPTVLGTMFLLHYMTSLAIQFSGNPVRALFGDRTPPPALLQAITERLGYGDPCLDQRGNPCFGLFLDRLQNIFFHFDFGINLRQREVTDLVADAIPFTLKLLVIAIVFEAVVGIAAGVLAGLRGGSFTDYLVKISTVFVISVPIFVLGLVVREFVGVKFGNVLRGQDWIPDVISSGMFSPGFKPDYPFASLIIPGMVLGAVSLATTARLTRTSIMENIRADYVRTAKAKGLTNKRVIGVHTLRNSLIPVITFLGVDIGAAMAGAVVTETIFNVPGIGRLVTMSARTGESSVVVGVVTMLVLVVLLANLLVDLLYAVLDPRIRYE from the coding sequence ATGGGGCGCTACGTCATTCGACGGTTGCTCCAGTTCATCCCCACCGTGCTGGGCACCATGTTCCTACTGCACTACATGACCTCGCTGGCGATCCAGTTCAGCGGGAACCCGGTCCGGGCGCTGTTCGGGGACCGGACGCCGCCGCCCGCGCTGCTTCAGGCGATCACCGAGCGGCTCGGCTACGGTGACCCCTGCCTGGACCAGCGGGGCAATCCCTGTTTCGGGCTCTTCCTGGACCGCCTGCAGAACATCTTCTTTCACTTCGACTTCGGCATCAACCTGCGCCAGCGGGAGGTCACCGACCTGGTCGCCGATGCCATTCCGTTCACCCTCAAGCTGCTGGTCATCGCGATCGTGTTCGAGGCGGTCGTCGGCATCGCGGCGGGTGTGCTGGCCGGTCTGCGCGGCGGCAGCTTCACCGACTACCTGGTGAAGATCAGCACGGTCTTTGTCATCTCGGTGCCGATCTTCGTGCTGGGCCTGGTGGTCCGGGAGTTCGTCGGGGTCAAGTTCGGCAACGTGCTGCGGGGCCAGGACTGGATCCCGGACGTGATCTCGTCCGGCATGTTCAGCCCCGGCTTCAAGCCCGACTATCCGTTCGCAAGCCTGATCATTCCCGGCATGGTGCTCGGCGCGGTCTCGCTTGCTACCACCGCCCGGCTCACCCGGACCAGCATCATGGAGAACATCCGTGCTGACTACGTCCGTACCGCCAAGGCCAAGGGGCTGACCAACAAGCGCGTCATCGGCGTGCACACGCTCCGCAACTCGCTGATCCCCGTGATCACCTTCCTCGGCGTCGACATCGGCGCCGCGATGGCCGGCGCGGTCGTCACCGAGACCATCTTCAACGTGCCGGGCATCGGCCGGCTGGTGACGATGTCGGCGCGCACCGGTGAGTCCTCGGTGGTGGTCGGGGTGGTGACCATGCTGGTGCTGGTCGTCCTGCTGGCCAACCTGCTGGTCGACCTGCTCTATGCCGTGCTCGACCCGAGGATTCGCTATGAGTGA